The following are encoded in a window of Geotrypetes seraphini chromosome 5, aGeoSer1.1, whole genome shotgun sequence genomic DNA:
- the LOC117360382 gene encoding putative nuclease HARBI1, which yields MEGLNVLVAAEILLQEEEREHERRHHRAHHTRVFRPRSCFLELTDQQCLERYRFDKAIIQNLCLQLHPLLQARTRRNYPIPVHLKITSALTFLATGSFQSVLAVNNGLTQPAISNCLTQFLHAFLTHTHEYISLPTISQTLQGSMRQFYNVAQFPLVIRVVDCTHIALRRPRADEASYRNRKAFHSMNMQVACNAQGEILDVCARYPGSTHDAYILQHSGLHRRATQGEFNGGWLLGDRGYPQRVWLMTPIVHPHTAAEEEYNCRHRATRSIIERTYGQLKNQFQCLDRSGGQLLYKPEKVAQIFVACCMLHNLAVHKCQPLPDPHSNNFSSHLMLMMRSLPHPHSPEPSRVPSRKGTTPGTV from the exons ATGGAAGGGCTCAATGTGTTGGTTGCAGCAGAAATCCTTCTGCAGGAAGAGGAGCGGGAGCATGAGAGGCGCCATCACCGAGCCCACCACACGAGGGTCTTTAGACCTCGCTCCTGCTTCCTTGAGTTGACAGACCAGCAGTGCCTGGAGCGATACCGCTTCGACAAGGCCATCATACAGAATCTCTGCCTCCAATTGCACCCCCTGCTACAGGCCCGCACTCGGCGTAATTACCCAATCCCAGTGCATTTAAAAATAACATCAGCCCTCACTTTCCTGGCAACTGGGAGCTTCCAGTCTGTTCTGGCAGTCAACAATGGGCTCACTCAGCCTGCCATTTCAAACTGCCTCACCCAATTTCTTCATGCCTTCCTAACACACACCCATGAATACATctccctccccaccatttcccagACCCTACAGGGCAGTATGAGGCAGTTCTACAATGTGGCACAATTCCCCTTAGTCATCAGGGTGGTAGACTGCACCCATATTGCCCTCAGACGCCCTCGGGCAGATGAGGCCAGTTACAGGAATAGGAAGGCATTCCACTCAATGAACATGCAGGTGGCGTGCAATGCACAGGGAGAGATTCTGGATGTGTGTGCCAGATACCCTGGCTCGACACATGACGCCTACATCCTCCAGCATTCTGGCCTCCACAGGAGAGCAACCCAGGGGGAATTCAATGGCGGTTGGCTTCTTG GTGACAGAGGGTATCCTCAGCGAGTGTGGCTCATGACCCCAATTGTCCACCCTCACACTGCAGCTGAGGAGGAATACAATTGCCGTCACAGAGCCACCAGGAGCATCATCGAACGAACATATGGCCAGTTAAAAAACCAATTTCAATGCCTGGATCGATCGGGGGGCCAGCTGCTGTACAAGCCTGAGAAGGTGGCTCAGATCTTCGTGGCATGCTGCATGTTGCATAACCTTGCAGTACACAAATGCCAGCCACTGCCAGATCCCCACAGCAATAACTTCAGCAGCCACCTGATGCTGATGATGAGGAGCCTCCCCCACCCACACAGCCCAGAGCCGAGCAGAGTGCCTTCCAGGAAGGGGACAACACCAGGCACCGTTTAA